In Musa acuminata AAA Group cultivar baxijiao chromosome BXJ2-10, Cavendish_Baxijiao_AAA, whole genome shotgun sequence, a genomic segment contains:
- the LOC135625554 gene encoding transcription termination factor MTERF9, chloroplastic-like, with amino-acid sequence MLLVQKRLFCLLSCNKSTIHLSSYQLCSLLSFSTAEDHSSNHRSKFMLVEPLQSCELSSKEAAKMTKDRICEKKLPSSSPSIEFFKQSGWSDAQVMKLTKRAPKLLHANVETALKPRMRSLQDMGFSDTEIVQLVSSWPNALLFNDVKLRINFWRSLLGSNERLLKACKRNMFIFNFSLARTIEPCISLLRERGISDERIAHMVVTLPGCFGGIDKLKEVIKYIEELGVPCDSGLYTYALYVVMSRKRSSFDAISATLMSFGCFQPDIIALFRKCPFVWTFSKETICDKMTFLMKEVGFELKSIIRYPVILTCSLEKRLRPRYEVLKFLKRNKLLDEGHNLLSVMQLSEEKFIKKYLFQHKEKYTSLYDSYLAAVQGKAHVVA; translated from the coding sequence ATGCTTTTGGTGCAGAAAAGGCTCTTTTGCCTTCTCTCGTGTAACAAGTCCACCATCCATCTTTCCTCCTATCAACTCTGCAGTCTGTTAAGCTTTTCCACTGCCGAAGACCACAGTTCAAATCATAGATCCAAATTTATGTTGGTCGAACCCCTTCAGTCATGTGAACTTTCCTCAAAAGAGGCTGCAAAAATGACCAAGGATCGCATCTGTGAAAAAAAACTTCCAAGTTCAAGTCCTTCcattgagttctttaagcagaGCGGTTGGAGTGATGCACAAGTCATGAAGCTTACCAAGAGGGCACCCAAGTTGCTGCATGCTAATGTAGAGACTGCCCTgaagcccaggatgagatctttgcaggacatgggattttctgacACTGAAATAGTTCAGCTGGTTTCATCATGGCCGAATGCACTTCTTTTCAATGATGTCAAACTGAGGATCAACTTCTGGAGGTCACTACTCGGATCGAATGAGAGACTTCTGAAAGCCTGCAAGAGGAAcatgtttatttttaattttagctTGGCTCGGACGATAGAACCCTGTATATCTCTCTTGAGGGAACGTGGCATCAGTGACGAGCGCATCGCGCATATGGTGGTGACACTGCCAGGCTGTTTTGGTGGAATAGACAAATTAAAGGAGGTTATCAAATATATTGAGGAATTGGGTGTTCCATGTGACTCTGGACTATATACGTATGCACTTTATGTAGTCATGAGCAGGAAGAGATCAAGTTTTGATGCTATCAGTGCAACTCTGATGAGCTTTGGGTGTTTCCAGCCTGACATCATTGCTTTATTCAGGAAGTGCCCATTCGTTTGGACATTCTCAAAGGAGACCATATGTGACAAGATGACTTTCCTGATGAAGGAAGTTGGTTTTGAGCTGAAATCTATCATTCGCTATCCCGTGATTCTTACTTGCAGCTTGGAGAAGAGGCTGAGACCTCGATATGAGGTTTTGAAATTTCTTAAGCGGAATAAATTGCTGGATGAAGGACATAATCTGCTATCCGTCATGCAACTATCTGAGGAGAAGTTCATTAAGAAATATCTTTTCCAGCACAAGGAGAAATATACTTCTCTCTATGATTCCTATCTTGCTGCTGTGCAGGGAAAGGCACATGTTGTTGCTTGA